From the genome of Candidatus Cloacimonadota bacterium, one region includes:
- a CDS encoding VOC family protein, whose protein sequence is MKVTLITIHVSEMQESLKFYQNILGMEIINEIHPNENMRIVFLKGEGEVKIELIEDKSITQLDKFSSPVSMGIFIDDMNEILQMLKEKKVPVKRGPISVPSGSKLLFIEDPNGVEVEFIEE, encoded by the coding sequence ATGAAAGTTACTTTAATTACAATTCATGTGAGTGAAATGCAGGAATCTTTAAAATTTTATCAAAATATACTGGGAATGGAAATCATTAACGAAATACATCCCAATGAAAACATGAGAATTGTTTTCCTGAAAGGAGAGGGAGAAGTAAAAATTGAATTGATCGAAGATAAATCAATTACTCAATTAGATAAATTTTCTTCTCCGGTTTCTATGGGGATTTTCATCGACGATATGAATGAAATCTTGCAAATGTTAAAAGAGAAAAAAGTTCCCGTCAAACGTGGACCGATTTCAGTTCCCAGTGGAAGCAAGTTACTTTTTATCGAAGATCCGAATGGCGTAGAAGTAGAATTTATTGAAGAGTAA
- the hypB gene encoding hydrogenase nickel incorporation protein HypB → MDTKEVKVMQKILNVNDRIAGELRKELKEKNILFINLMSSPGSGKTTIMERTAQEFGEKMCVIEGDIQTTLDAERVAKAGIQTYQINTGPFGGDCHLESGWIKSAMEEIEMENLELIFVENIGNLVCPAEFDVGAHVNAVVLSVTEGEDKPLKYPLAFQTSQLCLIAKIDLLPYLDINIEDIKTNIQKVNPKMKVIELSAKTGEGFEEWFKYLKG, encoded by the coding sequence ATGGATACAAAAGAAGTAAAAGTAATGCAGAAGATCCTGAATGTAAATGACAGGATCGCAGGTGAATTGAGAAAAGAATTAAAGGAAAAAAACATACTTTTTATCAACCTGATGAGTTCACCCGGTTCCGGCAAGACTACCATCATGGAAAGAACTGCACAGGAATTCGGTGAGAAAATGTGCGTGATTGAAGGTGATATTCAAACAACTCTGGATGCAGAACGTGTTGCCAAAGCAGGAATTCAAACTTACCAGATCAATACCGGACCTTTTGGTGGAGATTGCCATCTGGAATCTGGTTGGATAAAAAGTGCCATGGAAGAGATCGAGATGGAAAATCTGGAACTGATCTTTGTGGAAAATATCGGTAATCTGGTCTGCCCGGCAGAATTTGACGTGGGAGCACATGTGAATGCTGTTGTTCTCAGCGTAACAGAAGGTGAAGACAAACCGCTCAAATACCCTCTGGCTTTTCAAACTTCACAGCTTTGCCTGATCGCCAAAATCGATCTTCTTCCCTACCTTGACATCAACATTGAAGACATCAAAACAAACATTCAGAAAGTAAATCCAAAGATGAAAGTGATCGAACTTTCTGCCAAAACTGGAGAAGGTTTTGAGGAGTGGTTTAAGTATCTGAAAGGATAG
- a CDS encoding sulfite exporter TauE/SafE family protein, translated as MSNEISLLAITAASIGFFHTLFGPDHYLPFIVMSKARGWSMPKTMSITFLCGLGHVLGSVVLGILGVSIGIALGKIEAFESIRGSIAGWALMSFGLVYMLWGIRNAIRNRSHSHLHFHSDGSNHEHEHTHQSEHSHIHDAKKKNITPWVLFTIFVLGPCEPLIPILMYPAAQNSISGLIFITAIFAITTISTMMIVVYVASLGLKMVFFSKLEKYTHALAGGIILLSGVAINFLGL; from the coding sequence TTGAGTAACGAAATTTCATTGTTGGCAATTACAGCTGCCTCGATCGGATTTTTTCATACTTTATTTGGTCCCGATCATTATTTGCCGTTTATTGTGATGTCCAAAGCACGCGGCTGGTCTATGCCAAAGACCATGTCAATAACATTTTTATGCGGACTGGGACACGTTTTGGGATCTGTTGTTTTAGGAATTTTAGGAGTTTCAATTGGAATAGCACTTGGCAAAATCGAAGCTTTCGAATCAATTCGAGGTAGTATTGCTGGTTGGGCTTTAATGAGTTTTGGTCTGGTTTACATGCTCTGGGGAATTCGTAATGCCATCCGCAACAGATCACATTCTCATTTACACTTTCATTCCGATGGATCAAATCATGAGCACGAACACACTCATCAAAGTGAGCACAGCCATATACACGATGCAAAAAAGAAAAACATTACTCCCTGGGTTTTGTTTACGATTTTTGTGTTAGGTCCCTGCGAACCGCTCATTCCCATTTTGATGTATCCGGCTGCCCAAAACAGCATCAGTGGACTTATCTTTATTACAGCCATTTTTGCAATTACCACTATTTCTACAATGATGATAGTAGTTTATGTGGCATCTCTGGGATTGAAAATGGTATTTTTCAGCAAACTGGAAAAGTATACGCATGCGCTGGCAGGAGGAATAATCTTGCTAAGTGGAGTAGCAATTAATTTTTTGGGATTGTAA
- a CDS encoding TraR/DksA C4-type zinc finger protein: MQYPKFEEVVKFHGHSCPGLAMGYKLTLAALEKLNKLRAEDEEIVAIVENDACGTDAVQFISGCTFGKGNFIFKDHGKMVYTFICRKSGRAIRASRNPDFLNRVKKEESSREELINQILESKSEDFANLEEISIELPPEAKLYKNIVCEECGETAMETRIRKRDGRKLCIPCAENIKKYI; this comes from the coding sequence ATGCAATATCCAAAATTCGAAGAGGTTGTAAAATTTCACGGACATAGTTGTCCTGGTTTGGCTATGGGATATAAACTGACATTAGCTGCCTTGGAAAAATTGAACAAGCTGCGAGCGGAAGATGAAGAAATTGTAGCTATTGTAGAAAACGATGCTTGTGGAACAGATGCTGTTCAGTTTATTTCCGGTTGTACATTTGGCAAAGGAAACTTCATTTTCAAAGATCATGGTAAAATGGTTTATACTTTTATCTGCCGCAAGAGTGGAAGAGCAATTCGTGCCAGCCGCAATCCTGACTTCTTAAATAGAGTTAAGAAAGAAGAATCAAGCCGCGAAGAATTAATTAATCAGATTTTGGAAAGCAAAAGTGAAGATTTTGCCAATCTTGAGGAAATCAGCATTGAGCTTCCACCCGAAGCAAAATTATACAAAAACATTGTTTGCGAAGAATGCGGAGAAACTGCCATGGAAACCCGCATCAGAAAAAGAGATGGCAGAAAGTTATGCATTCCCTGTGCTGAAAATATAAAAAAATATATTTAA
- the nikR gene encoding nickel-responsive transcriptional regulator NikR, which yields MSDLVRFGVSLNSELLKKFDEHIKQHSYTNRSNAIADIIRDKLIEDEWTSNEIVTGVITMVFDHHQRELTNNLTNIQHDHHELIISSQHIHLDHDNCFEIIVVKGRANELTVLCNKLKAAKGVKHAKLSLATTGEKI from the coding sequence ATGTCGGATTTAGTTAGATTCGGAGTTTCGCTGAATAGCGAGCTGCTGAAGAAGTTTGATGAACATATCAAACAGCACAGTTATACAAATCGTTCCAATGCTATTGCCGATATTATCCGCGATAAGCTTATCGAAGACGAATGGACCAGCAACGAAATAGTTACCGGTGTCATCACCATGGTTTTCGATCATCATCAACGGGAGCTTACCAACAATCTCACAAACATTCAGCACGATCATCATGAACTGATAATTTCCTCCCAACATATTCATCTGGATCATGACAACTGCTTTGAGATCATCGTGGTGAAAGGCAGAGCCAATGAATTGACCGTTCTCTGCAATAAATTGAAAGCTGCCAAAGGTGTAAAACATGCCAAATTGAGTTTGGCAACGACCGGAGAGAAAATTTAA
- a CDS encoding DUF1570 domain-containing protein, which produces MNFNKSVKLLFLVSVLLLTFCSQNQDKAIVQIDQVNCNLSASEWNFIKEITKYEIEFYEDIFSGSFPEIKMKIFGDTTSYRNFQKKISTSRSKNGFYSQSEKVIVINKNDRYLKTVSHEINHFILRSFIPVIPKWINEGLSEYFEYAILENDLIKIKKQAKKETRLKEWIHETDKIDLEDFLAWSNNKWREVNSRPDFYSSTLSWGIVYFFQNDDFRKNILKELLRKIDQGKDSNDIINELYPGGMEQLKIDFFIFVDLNL; this is translated from the coding sequence ATGAATTTTAATAAATCGGTAAAACTTCTTTTTTTAGTTTCAGTTTTGCTGCTTACATTTTGTTCCCAAAATCAAGATAAAGCGATTGTTCAGATTGATCAGGTAAATTGCAATCTATCGGCTTCAGAATGGAATTTCATCAAGGAGATCACAAAATATGAAATTGAATTTTATGAAGATATCTTCAGCGGAAGTTTTCCTGAAATTAAAATGAAAATATTTGGTGATACGACCAGCTATCGTAACTTTCAAAAAAAAATATCTACTTCAAGATCAAAAAATGGTTTTTATTCTCAGTCGGAAAAAGTAATCGTGATAAATAAAAATGATCGATATTTGAAAACAGTTTCTCATGAAATTAACCACTTTATTCTTCGTAGTTTTATTCCTGTCATTCCAAAATGGATAAATGAAGGATTATCGGAATATTTTGAATATGCAATCCTGGAAAATGATTTGATAAAAATAAAAAAACAAGCCAAAAAAGAAACGCGGCTGAAAGAGTGGATCCATGAAACCGATAAGATTGATCTGGAAGATTTCTTGGCTTGGTCAAATAATAAATGGCGGGAAGTAAATTCCAGACCCGACTTCTATTCCAGCACTCTTTCCTGGGGAATTGTTTATTTTTTCCAGAATGATGATTTCCGAAAAAATATTTTGAAAGAGTTGCTCAGAAAAATTGATCAGGGAAAGGATTCGAATGATATCATTAACGAATTATATCCGGGAGGAATGGAGCAGCTGAAGATCGATTTTTTTATATTCGTTGATTTAAATTTGTAA
- a CDS encoding hydrogenase maturation nickel metallochaperone HypA has protein sequence MHEGAIVHSLLELAKDIQKKENLKEITKVKIVVGKFHQIIEEVMLTNFEFMKTEYEGFENAILTMSEKDVRVKCKNCQHEFTIDEPIFMCPECDSFDTELISGKELYIQTLEGTQ, from the coding sequence ATGCATGAAGGTGCAATAGTTCATTCACTTTTAGAATTAGCGAAAGACATCCAAAAAAAAGAAAATCTAAAAGAAATCACAAAAGTGAAAATCGTGGTCGGAAAATTTCATCAGATCATCGAAGAAGTAATGCTGACCAATTTTGAATTCATGAAAACCGAATATGAAGGTTTTGAAAATGCCATCCTGACAATGAGCGAAAAAGATGTACGGGTAAAATGTAAAAATTGCCAACATGAATTTACCATCGATGAACCTATTTTTATGTGCCCAGAATGTGATTCTTTTGACACCGAACTTATTTCAGGCAAAGAGTTGTATATTCAAACTTTGGAAGGAACTCAATAG
- the hypE gene encoding hydrogenase expression/formation protein HypE has product MKKEIITLGHGSGAGLTRKLISEIFDKNFHLPTLDDGVQIENRTVVTTDAHVVQPIFFPGGDIGKLSITGTVNDVAMTGAIPKYILITYIIEEGFKIDDLRKITESVQKAAIDAGVKIIAGDTKVVEKGKADGIYITTTGIGFLPEKVELSSQKIEVGDKIIVNGNLGDHTVAIINARQNLELDPAPKSDCASLNHLVQFMLKNGDVHFLRDATRGGVATILNEVSDDTGFGIIIDEEALPISENVEAVCGLLGLDALYMANEGKLVSFISQKDENIIDKMKTHKSGKNSAIIGEVTNEFQGVYLRTSIGGLRPLLMLESDPLPRIC; this is encoded by the coding sequence ATGAAAAAAGAAATTATAACTTTAGGACATGGCAGTGGAGCCGGGCTTACCAGGAAATTGATCAGCGAAATTTTTGATAAGAATTTCCATCTTCCAACTTTGGATGATGGAGTTCAGATTGAAAATAGAACAGTTGTAACTACGGATGCTCATGTTGTGCAACCGATTTTTTTTCCTGGCGGAGATATTGGAAAACTTTCCATTACCGGCACAGTGAACGACGTGGCGATGACTGGAGCAATTCCAAAATACATTTTGATAACCTACATTATAGAAGAAGGATTCAAGATCGATGATTTGAGAAAAATCACAGAATCTGTGCAAAAAGCAGCAATTGATGCTGGTGTGAAAATAATTGCCGGAGATACAAAAGTGGTGGAAAAAGGTAAAGCTGATGGAATTTACATCACCACCACAGGAATAGGATTTCTTCCAGAAAAGGTTGAATTATCTTCCCAGAAAATTGAAGTTGGTGATAAAATCATTGTAAATGGAAATTTGGGAGATCATACTGTAGCGATTATCAATGCCCGACAAAACCTGGAACTGGATCCTGCCCCGAAAAGTGATTGTGCTTCTTTGAATCATCTGGTTCAATTCATGCTGAAAAATGGCGATGTCCATTTTCTGCGCGATGCCACTCGCGGCGGAGTTGCCACGATCCTGAATGAAGTTTCTGACGATACAGGTTTTGGAATTATCATCGATGAAGAAGCTTTACCGATATCAGAAAATGTAGAAGCAGTTTGTGGTCTTTTGGGATTGGATGCACTTTATATGGCAAATGAAGGCAAACTTGTTTCATTTATTTCCCAAAAAGACGAAAATATTATTGATAAAATGAAAACTCATAAATCAGGCAAAAACAGCGCGATTATCGGAGAAGTAACAAACGAGTTCCAAGGAGTTTATCTGCGAACTTCCATCGGTGGTCTGCGACCTCTTCTGATGCTGGAATCTGATCCGCTGCCCAGGATATGCTGA
- the hypD gene encoding hydrogenase formation protein HypD, with translation MLNNKKFRDPALIKKIVDDLNNWKKPIKIMEVCGSHTMAIGHWGIRKLLPPSIQLISGPGCPVCVTPSSLIDELIKLKGVTIATFGDLIRVPGKEETLEQARAKGLDIKLIYSPLEALKLAEKKQVVFVGIGFETTIPGIAQTIFLAAKQKQFNFSVFPAFKLVPPALDALLSTEDIELDGFLLPGHVSVIIGSESYDLLPEKFGIGGVVTGFEPLDILRAVKLLTNQISKDNPQIINEYNRVVDSSGNKIAKQIIEEILQVEDALWRGIGWIPDSGMGIKEKYAEFDAAKKYNITLKDEEGNTGCRCADVLKGKIIPPECPLFEKVCTPAHPIGPCMVSSEGSCAAYYKYER, from the coding sequence ATGTTGAACAATAAGAAATTTCGCGATCCTGCTCTTATAAAAAAGATCGTTGATGATCTGAACAATTGGAAAAAGCCGATCAAGATCATGGAAGTGTGCGGATCACACACGATGGCTATCGGTCATTGGGGAATTCGCAAATTGCTTCCACCTTCTATTCAACTAATTTCCGGCCCGGGCTGTCCTGTGTGTGTAACGCCTTCCTCTCTCATCGATGAACTGATAAAACTGAAAGGCGTCACGATCGCCACTTTTGGCGATCTGATCCGCGTTCCCGGCAAAGAGGAAACTCTGGAGCAGGCTCGAGCGAAAGGACTGGATATCAAACTGATTTATTCACCCTTGGAAGCTTTGAAACTGGCAGAAAAAAAACAAGTTGTGTTCGTGGGAATTGGTTTTGAAACAACTATTCCCGGAATTGCTCAAACGATCTTTCTGGCAGCAAAGCAAAAGCAGTTCAACTTCTCGGTTTTTCCAGCTTTCAAATTAGTTCCTCCGGCTCTGGATGCCTTACTTTCGACAGAGGATATTGAACTCGATGGTTTTTTACTTCCCGGTCACGTTAGTGTGATAATCGGTTCTGAAAGCTATGATCTGCTTCCGGAAAAATTTGGAATTGGTGGAGTTGTTACAGGATTTGAACCTCTGGATATTTTGCGTGCAGTAAAACTTCTTACCAACCAAATTTCTAAAGATAATCCTCAAATTATTAACGAATACAATAGAGTAGTTGATAGTTCTGGAAATAAAATTGCCAAGCAGATAATCGAGGAAATTCTGCAAGTAGAAGATGCTTTGTGGCGTGGAATCGGTTGGATCCCAGATTCAGGAATGGGAATTAAAGAGAAATACGCTGAATTTGATGCAGCAAAAAAATACAATATAACTTTGAAAGATGAAGAAGGAAATACCGGCTGCAGATGTGCCGATGTACTAAAAGGAAAGATCATTCCACCGGAATGTCCGTTATTCGAAAAAGTATGCACACCGGCTCATCCGATCGGCCCCTGCATGGTTTCTTCAGAAGGAAGTTGCGCTGCATATTATAAATACGAAAGGTAA
- a CDS encoding HypC/HybG/HupF family hydrogenase formation chaperone, translating to MCLAIPAQVVQKDGEKGYVNLGGARKEVMFTFTPEVEKGDWVLIHTGFALNVISEEDAEETLKLFDELGTIQDEMELENKNVEQ from the coding sequence ATGTGTTTAGCAATACCGGCTCAGGTAGTCCAAAAAGATGGTGAAAAAGGTTATGTAAATCTAGGGGGAGCCAGAAAGGAAGTGATGTTCACTTTTACCCCGGAAGTTGAAAAAGGTGATTGGGTGCTCATTCACACCGGATTTGCATTGAACGTGATCTCGGAAGAAGATGCCGAAGAAACCTTGAAGCTTTTCGATGAATTGGGTACAATACAAGACGAAATGGAATTAGAAAACAAAAATGTTGAACAATAA
- the hypF gene encoding carbamoyltransferase HypF — protein sequence MLKIKINGVVQGVGFRPFIYKLAIEEGLKGYVLNNTGGVEIEVEGKTSGLESFIKRIKTELPPAARIESFIVDESEIKNYKKFEIRLSSKTEGSTLISPDLAVCQDCLDEFHDPDDPRFGYAFINCTNCGPRYSIIESTPYDRPVTSMKDFEMCDYCKNEYTDPMNRRFHAQPIACPECGPELEFLDKNLESVPGDPIANTKAALKEGKIVGIKGIGGFHIACDATNINAVVELRKRKDRPDKPFAVMVNFDNLSEIVSYSEEHENLLKSTVAPILILRKIAHSPLAENISPHNPNIGVFLPYAPHHFQIVDRVLPFLIMTSGNHCDEPIAKDEQKLLDICDCFLTHNRPILNRSDDSIILPANKRNIITRRSRGFVPTPMKAPFDLKPTLACGAELKLSFTISNRKEYFVSPYIGNSGSKETMDFYKEILHKYKHWFRLNPELIACDLQPDFSTTRFAESLSLPIIKVQHHHAHTAAIMAEHQLDEKVIGISYDGTGYGTDGAIWGGEIMIADYEDFERKFHLQYMPLPGGDAAIKHPVRIAFAYLAKFGLNTEFLNGISKIEKKIISKQLQNEFNVFQTSSMGRTFDCVAAMLNLYPAITFEAQSAMALEFLCNYEDILEEKPYSFQIENNEIIIESMLKEIVGAIQQKIDKKIIAKRFHRTVLEFSLQAAKLIREETGLEKVVLSGGVMQNKLIVDGLAELLTRNNFTVYLPQNLPPNDGSISVGQLMIANRKYKNK from the coding sequence ATTCTGAAAATCAAGATAAATGGAGTTGTTCAAGGCGTAGGATTCAGACCTTTTATTTATAAACTGGCAATCGAGGAAGGTTTGAAAGGATACGTATTGAACAATACAGGTGGAGTTGAGATCGAAGTAGAAGGTAAAACATCAGGCTTGGAAAGCTTTATAAAACGAATCAAAACAGAACTCCCGCCAGCAGCCAGAATCGAATCATTTATTGTTGATGAATCAGAAATTAAGAATTACAAGAAATTTGAGATCAGACTCAGTTCCAAAACCGAAGGTTCTACACTTATCTCGCCTGATCTGGCAGTTTGTCAGGATTGTCTCGATGAATTCCATGATCCTGATGATCCACGCTTTGGGTATGCTTTCATTAACTGCACAAATTGCGGTCCCCGTTATTCGATTATCGAATCTACTCCGTATGATCGGCCGGTAACTTCCATGAAAGATTTTGAGATGTGCGATTACTGCAAAAATGAATATACAGATCCAATGAATCGCAGATTTCATGCTCAACCGATCGCCTGTCCTGAATGTGGTCCTGAATTAGAATTTTTAGACAAAAACCTTGAGTCAGTTCCAGGTGATCCAATTGCCAACACAAAAGCAGCACTAAAAGAAGGCAAAATAGTTGGAATCAAGGGAATCGGCGGATTTCATATAGCCTGTGATGCCACAAATATAAACGCTGTGGTTGAACTTCGCAAACGAAAAGACAGACCGGATAAACCTTTTGCGGTGATGGTGAACTTTGATAACTTATCAGAAATTGTAAGTTATTCCGAAGAACATGAAAATCTCTTGAAATCAACTGTAGCACCGATTTTAATTTTAAGAAAAATAGCACATTCTCCACTTGCGGAAAATATTTCACCGCATAATCCCAATATTGGCGTTTTTCTTCCTTATGCTCCACACCATTTTCAGATTGTTGATCGAGTTCTTCCTTTCCTGATAATGACTTCTGGAAATCATTGTGATGAACCGATAGCAAAAGATGAGCAGAAATTACTGGATATCTGTGATTGTTTTCTTACTCACAATCGACCGATCTTGAATCGTTCTGACGATTCGATAATACTTCCTGCCAACAAAAGAAATATCATCACGCGTAGATCGCGGGGATTTGTTCCCACCCCGATGAAAGCTCCATTTGATTTGAAACCAACCCTCGCCTGTGGAGCTGAATTGAAGCTTTCTTTCACCATTTCAAATCGGAAAGAATATTTTGTATCACCTTACATCGGAAATTCCGGCAGCAAAGAAACGATGGATTTTTACAAAGAAATCCTGCATAAATATAAACACTGGTTTAGATTGAATCCCGAACTCATTGCTTGCGATCTGCAACCTGATTTTTCTACAACCAGGTTTGCCGAATCTCTTTCGCTTCCCATTATCAAAGTTCAACATCATCATGCACACACAGCAGCGATAATGGCAGAGCATCAACTCGATGAAAAAGTGATCGGGATTTCTTATGACGGAACCGGTTATGGTACAGATGGTGCAATCTGGGGTGGTGAAATCATGATCGCCGATTATGAGGATTTTGAACGTAAATTTCATCTGCAGTACATGCCGCTTCCAGGTGGAGATGCAGCCATTAAACATCCTGTCAGGATCGCTTTTGCTTACCTTGCAAAATTCGGACTAAATACCGAATTTCTAAATGGAATTTCCAAAATTGAGAAAAAAATAATTTCAAAGCAATTACAAAATGAATTCAATGTTTTTCAAACTTCCAGCATGGGCAGAACATTTGATTGTGTGGCTGCTATGCTGAATCTTTATCCGGCAATTACATTTGAAGCTCAAAGTGCTATGGCCTTGGAATTTTTGTGTAATTATGAAGATATTCTGGAAGAAAAGCCATACTCTTTCCAAATAGAAAATAATGAGATTATAATTGAATCGATGCTAAAAGAAATTGTCGGAGCAATCCAACAAAAAATAGATAAAAAAATAATCGCAAAAAGATTTCATCGTACAGTTCTGGAGTTTAGTTTACAGGCAGCAAAGTTGATTCGGGAAGAAACCGGATTGGAAAAAGTTGTGTTAAGCGGAGGCGTGATGCAAAATAAATTAATAGTTGATGGTTTGGCTGAACTTCTTACCAGAAATAACTTTACAGTTTACCTGCCACAGAATTTACCGCCCAATGATGGTTCGATTTCTGTTGGCCAGTTGATGATCGCCAATAGAAAATATAAAAATAAATGA